The window TATAAAATTAGTTACAGCATATATTAATCGattacattttcaaatacaTAATTGGGGGCGAAACAAATGCtgcatcacataaaaaaaaaaacttacttttaaaatataattgtcaaacaaaaaaataataatgtgttATCAtgttaaattcaaattattgaaccaactcaagtttatttttttttttaaagtaatattttttttttaattatttaattttaacttcaccaaaatttaattaaatcaactcCGTGTGTACTaaagtctaataactataactctaatttttcttaattttaatttccttttctcccccctccctccctccctctctctctatacCAAACTACAATggaagaaggagagagaaagacaAGCAGCTACGAGGAATATGTCCACCATCTCGACGAGGTTGACATCTTCATTCTTCCCTTTCATACTTGCTGTCAGTGGGCAAGCATTTTGGTGGGATTTGGTGCCAAACTTTTGCCATAATATCTCCTTCCCATTTTGTTTCTATACTTTTGTACGAATCCAGCGATACTGATATCTTTACCAATTAACTCTACATTTTTccataataaatattttcatcttCGATGCTTTCGCTTCTTCCGAGCCATCAATTCAAGCTTAGTTGTAATCCACTAGCAATGAAGGTCGATGCACTAAACCTTGGCTACTAATCATTGACCAACATGGTTCTAAGCACAGCAGTATAAAACAATGATAACATATCTTTAATCTTTCAACCatttgtatttgaaatttataatttgacccaGCATTcccaaatattataattaagttcCAAATTCTTGTGCAATCCACACAAAATCATGAGTTGAATtgttcttctaaaaaaaaaagcagtttATTTGTATAGAATATGAATGTATGATGcacaaaaacacatataaagGTCAGATTTCCAGAACTATTAGCTGTCATATTAAACCCAAATATAGCTGGGGCAggttttcactaaaaaaaaataataatagagagTTGACAGACATAACTCGATTAAAAACCTGAGTTATTAACTATTCAAtcaatatttattgattttttattttttttcaaaacaatattaattgaatttttttaaagaaattgaacTAACTCAGATCAATATGTCTAACTCGTGAAATAAGAGATTTAGTGTCTGTTTGACAATGTAGTAGAATTTGTGTTTTAAAGTgcttttaactttaaaatcaattaaaataatatattttgtattttttaaaatttatttttaatattatgatattaaaacaattttaaaaaataaaaatttaaaactaaaaaaatctttaaaaaacactGTAAAACCAAAATCCAAACACCCCGTTAGTTTGATGCTGACCGGCTGGTGCCCTAGCTTAATCCTTGTAGTTAGTGGCTGCCATGAACTTAGATAAAGCAATGGCAATTTGGTAAATAGAACGCAGCATCAAAGTCAATAATGAATAGTTGCCCACTTACAAGTCTTCAACTCGGCAAGCCCTTAGCTGTTGTCTTACCTCATGAAGAGGAAAGAATAAAGAAACCTTATAAGCTCATAGACACATCCAGCACAGTACCATCCCtgcagagagagaaaagaagccCCCAAGAAACCATTAATTCAGGAAAACCtagctagagagagagagagtttcttTGTCTACATTCCTTTTCAAGAAATGGCAAAGTGGAGTTCTTGGTTCTTGATTTCAGCTACAATCTTGATCTTGATGGAGATGGGCTTATCATCCACCGTTCAAGGAAGTGGGGATCACCATCTGGGGTGGATTCCTGCCACTAGATCATCAGTCTGCAAGGGGTCTATAGCAGAGTGCATGGCTGAGGATGGAGAAGAGTTTGAGATGGACACAGAGATCAACAGGCGTATTTTAGCAACTACCAAATACGTCAGCTATGGTGCGCTTCAGAGGAACAATGTCCCTTGCTCTAGGCGCGGCGCTTCTTACTATAACTGCCAGAGGGGGGCCCAGGCTAATCCTTACAGCCGTGGATGCAGTCGCATTACAAGGTGCAggagttgaattttatttatttactgattttttttacatttttttttaatgggtttgaTTGTCATACTCGAGGGGAAAAGACAGGGAAAGGAGTCGGTGGTGTTGGGTCTTCGATGTTATTTGTTGATGGAAATATTGTTGTCATAAACTATATTTGAATGTCTTTGTAAAAGATTATTGTTAAGTATtactattattctttttttcttcttcaggtAGTTCTCTCTAATTTTTGCAATGGGaatttttttctccaatttattcttttagatTTGTTACTTTCGGTGGAAAGATCTGTGATTtaagtttgattgattttaaatttggatATGTGCAATTTCACTCTCTTTAATTCCCTTGGTTAATTTCTTTTCTCATAAATAactcttaattattattgaattgtTAGATAGGATAGCCATTTATGCCTAAGGATTTTTTACCAgtgagtgttttttttgtttttcaatctaaaaaatgattttttaggtatttttgcataattttaatatatcaatattaaaaataaaaatattattttaatatattttcaattaaaaaaaacttatacatGGTAATATCAAATACAAACTAAATTTGAGCcctgtttattattattattattattattattattattatagagggttttttttttaattcttggttCCTGCTTGTTGAGAAATTCTAATATTCTATCGGGACTTGTGCGTGAGCATGAAAATTCTCACAGGCTCACAGCTGACTGGTAGCCTTCTTTAGGGGGTGTTTGGAGTGCGTCtgtgtattttatatatatatattcaacttgAATTGAAAAGTTTTATCTGtatgaaaaacaagaaataatatGGAAAAACCTGATTCAGCACAGTCAAATTTAAATATGATTCGTGCAAAGTTATTGaaaagacttgttttttttttaactaaaacaatatttttaaaaaagttcttttttaaaagaaattaaagactgAATTACGCACTcacaactttaattttttaattaaatcaatatctTTTCAAAAGCTTTTATGAAagtaattaaagattaaattgagtAGAGTTAATTTTACCAACCCCCGATATCGGGTATTATAACTATATACGTCTATAATTGATGAGAAATTAAAGCCCTTCACGTGAGAAGTGATCGGTTGAGTAACTTGGGTTGTTATTGTCACCCAAGAAGATTAAATTTGGAAGCTCATATTGTtagttctctttcttttctttaatttcattggGTGGCCATGTAgtagtgtttgttaatgattgGTCTCCTTTGCCAAACCACGAAATTCTTTCCAAGGATTTTGCTTTTACATTGTTGGGATTTCATGTTTCAACTTTAGTAAAAGGTTAGAGATTAATAGacatgttggatttttttttattattaaaacaatattattttaatttttaatattttttattgagttttctCACCCATCCATCACCCCAGGCCTTGCCTCGAGCTGAAATTAAAGCTTTTCATGGTTAGGTTTTAGATAAAACATTTATAGAGAAACATTTATAGAGTTGGTGTCTCAATGAGAATTCAATGGATTGGTTGAATGATTATTATAGTTTTCGATTGAActctatttgaaaataataacatgTGATGTGATGCAAGTATCTAAAGGGCCTGTGGTACGATGtattaaggatttttttgaaaattaatttgatacatTTAAATATCTTTGTGTTTGATTGCAGTGTTATGTGCATTAAATTGTCCATAAAATTAGGGttgtgatagaaaaaaaaaacttgagatgaCAGGCACTTCTTATTTTCCTAAATACCCCTTCCCCTTTCACTTTTAGATTCATTttcatgtgttatttttaaacatgGATTGTACATGTGTatgtgttaaaataaaataaaaaaacaaattaatatcttgttaccaaatcatgttttttttttggttaagatttaacaataaaataataaattgttgcGCTTGTTTAGTGTTCTGAGagacaaatacaaaaaagataacaatgtatttgtttaaagagataaaaataaaaataaaaacataaaataaatctatctaTAAAGTAGTTTTAGAGTgaattttctatattttcaaaatataaaatatataaaactatatcCTTACtatcttcatatatttttatttcggGTTAATAACCGCATACTATATTATCATGATATAGCAACCCAAATGATCTTACattgtaatttttaagtttaagtCTATGGTACCATCAAGATTCCCAACCAATGGAACCCAAGAATTGCAAGAAATCTCTGGTTCTAGATTGAGACATCAGATTCATTACTCTATAATTTGCCAGTATCAACATGCATGagtctctgtttttttaatagtgggTTATGCTGGAGAGTAtgctagtaatttttttaaaaaaatatattttttgctaagaaatataataaaataatatattttttattttttaaatattatttttaatatcaacaaatcaaaataatttagaaatattaaataattttaatttaaaattaaaaatttaaaaatatttttgaaacccaAACAGATTCGATGGTCATTGCCATTTCTTTTAATGGACATGTGAGTGCTGCAAGAAGATGGGCTCGCTTTGATGAACGCCAGGTCAAGTCATGTCCAGAAAATACATTAGGGCGACACAGCACACGTGAGGCCCGACAATCTTCAATGGGATGACAGTTGACAGATCAATGTCTAGGCCACCAGGACACCTTTCCTTGATTTGTTCCTGACATGGTTACTAGGAATCTAATCGGACGCGAAATATCTTCTGTTTTTCACCtttggatgttttttttgtagtgattttgaatgtataaatattaaaaaaaattaaaataattattttaataaattgttaaataaaaaatactttacatcACAACATCAAATACACATTAAATCTTGTACAATATCTAATTGAATAGCATAGACTAGATTCTTTATAGcaatttataagataaaaagttactctaaattaatttttttattaaaataataatatttaatttcaaccCAAATAGATTTAACTAGATTTAACCAAGTTATTGATAAATTTACTGAATTAGTTACATTTTATTAGATTAatcttaaaatcaattaaaattaaatttttgtccGGACCCTTACGGGATCAACTTGCCAAGCAAGGACTCCTTTGATAATTACAGTCCCGCGGTGCTAGAATGTCTTCGGTCCATGTAACTGGATGACAAATCAGTAAATTGAATATTTGATGATGTTATGAGATCATTTGTTGAATAAAAGACTTTTGATTTCGCATTTGCTTGGTAAAGTCGTCTATGTTTGAGATTTATCATTGACGCAACATGCATTTGCTTATTCTACACGGGACTctttagggaaaaaaaatatcttattgcCAAATCAGATAGAAGtattttatctaaatttattgtatttttttttctttttatatcgtAATTATTAATTCTAATATGGCTAGGTGGTTGGATTCAAAACATGATTGACTCTTCTTTTTACTTAAACCAAGTGTTAAAGAAAAGTTAActtgaaattgatcaaattgaCATGATAGCTTAACTCACAACTCACAACTcgaataaaaatcaatttaaaattttattttatattataaaataatattgttttatttttttttttaaattgagggtCTGTTGTAATTCTAACTTaagtttaatggtttttttttgaaaaaataatacatattaaaaaagtatttgaaaGTAATTTGAACACAactattattgttttgatttttttattttaaatgaggGTCTTTTGTACTTCTAACtagagttaataaaaaattttaaaaaataatatatattaaaaaaataatataatttaaacacaATCACCATCAAGAACAGTGATTAAAAACAATagctattaaaaataacaattatacaCAGTTGCTATTGAAAatagtggttgtttttaaagttcctttcaaataaaattaattcacaaccacaaaagttaatttaaatatttatgaaaattctatggtaaaaaataaaatttaagatctAGTGCTCAAGAAATAATGGATCACTAGGGGTACACTTAAACTCTGTTTTTGACATGCTTAGTATCATTAGAAAAATTTCGACAAAATGATTCTACTTACATCTTAAAAGACTATCAAATATAGTTATAATTTGTCTGAAGTTTTATCCGAGGTTAATTATAACCTCATTTAGTGATTTTTCAATACGGACTTATAATTATttagttgaaatttttttctcccTCCATATTTCTCTCCTGCCATGTCACCATATCTCCCTAACCATTGAAACTCAAGtcttattttttagttgttgtatctttataaatttttgagTTGAATATTAACAAAGTTAACTattttgcaaaagaaaaaacattattgttcGTTAACTATTTTTAATGACAGCTGTGtgtataatatatattgaaaaacacGATTATATTTAAGctgtgttgttttttatatatattttttgttatttttctaaaattaatccacctaatattaaagttttgaaTAGAATCAAATCATATTCCTAGCAGAGTTTAATTACTCTGTTTTATGTaatacaataattttatttttatcaataatatagatcgaataaataaataacatccgaatttaatattaatgagaaCGACCGACGACCGATGGAAAGTTTTTGAGAATTGAATCAATTTATGGGAAACCAAAAAGCTTACCTTAATAAGCTTTCTAGAAAATTCGACAACAAAGCGTGTCCGTACGATCATTGCCTTCCCATAGCACACAAACTTAGCAACTAAGTTTAGGAGTAAACTACCCCTTGATGCCAGCTATAATTACACCAAATCACAACCCTCCACGTGCCAGTCCAACTCTCCCCGTAGCCGTCCATTCACACCGATTTCTGTGCTCCCCATTTCACACCGAGATCCGTGCCCTTTCCATAATCCcctctataaatagaaaaattcctccttttttattaattcagtGTACCATCTCGAAACCATAATTTTCTCAACCCGCTttgatcaattttcttgcaacctCGTCATGGCTGAAAATGATGTCAACATGCAACAGCAACTggtaatcttttttctttttctttttgtattgtTGTTGAattgggtttcttttttttggattttgttttgattgctttttttttaaaaaattcttttttatttgatttttttgaaattgggtttttgggattttgttttgattgagtTTTTGGAAATTGGGTTTTTGAAGGacaaagaggaggaggagaggaggCTGAAGTACTTGCAGTTTGTGCAAGTGGCTGCAGTACATGCTGTGTTGACGTTTACAAACCTCTATATTTATGCTAAAGACAAGGCTGGACCGTTGAAGCCCGGTGTGGAGACTGTTGAGGGGACCGTTAAGAGTGTTGTTGGACCTGTTTATGATAAGTTTCGTGAAGTTCCTATTGAGGTTCTCAAGTTTGTTGATCGCAAGGTGAGTTTTTGAGTTTCTTTATGTTGCACGGATGATAGAGATTGTACAATTGCAAGGTGGTGTATGTgggttattgtgtttttttgatATGAGATATTATATGCTTTTAAATGCACGTATGATGAAGATCGCACAATTGCAGGGTGATGTACGTGGCCTTGTGTTCTTTTTTCTATACGGGATGCttttgttcttaaaattttcttttgctaTGTTGATTGCTTATGACTTAGATGAAAGTGGCATGGTAAGGTTGCTGTGAATTGTGACAGGGTGAGTGTTGTCAATGAGGTTGAAGAGGATGGACTAATCCTAGTCTTATTGGTTCCAATTTTTTTTGCTGTGTTGATTGCTTATGATGATTTAGATAAggaaaatagttttcttttcaTGGCTATAAGCTAatttatgctcttttttttgCCTTCTGGTTAGCCGATTCTTTGCTTATTGTTTGTAATTGAGTTCATGTATGTAAtcgttcttttctttgtttggtcataAGATAAGATTGAGGGCACGGGAACCAGATTGGTCATTTATAAAGACCttgttttttgaaagaaagaatgCTGTGCCTCTCTGAAGATGCTAGGATTAGTCTATGATCTGATTGTCTGCTTTTCTATATACCTTATGGTGATAGAATTGAAATTTAGGCTTGTTTAATTAATCATGCATGGTTTGGAGGATTTGGTTGTGAATTGAAACCTTCCCTGGTTGCAGGTGGATGAATCTGTCACTAATATGGACAACCATGTGCCCCCACTCGTCAAACAAGTGTCATCCCGAGCACTCTTGGCAGCTCAAAATGCTCCAGTGGCAGCTCGAGCAGTGGCTTCTGAAGTTCAGCGTGCTGGTGTGAAAGAAACTGCCTCCGAATTGGCAAAATCTGTTTACTCCAAGTACGAGCCTACAGCGAAGGAGCTCTACTCCAAGTACGAACCGAAGGCAGAACAAGCTGCTGTCTCTGCCTGGCGCAAGCTCAATCAGCTCCCACTCTTCCCTCAAGTGGCTCAGGTGGTTGTGCCAACTGCTGCCTTTTGTTCTGAGAAGTACAATCAAACCATACTCAGCACTGCAGAGAAGGGATACAAGGTATCCTTGTATTTGCCCCTGGTGCCTACCGAGAAGATTGCTAAGGTCTTTAGCAATGAA is drawn from Populus nigra chromosome 5, ddPopNigr1.1, whole genome shotgun sequence and contains these coding sequences:
- the LOC133693453 gene encoding protein RALF-like 33 is translated as MAKWSSWFLISATILILMEMGLSSTVQGSGDHHLGWIPATRSSVCKGSIAECMAEDGEEFEMDTEINRRILATTKYVSYGALQRNNVPCSRRGASYYNCQRGAQANPYSRGCSRITRCRS
- the LOC133695186 gene encoding REF/SRPP-like protein At3g05500, whose protein sequence is MAENDVNMQQQLDKEEEERRLKYLQFVQVAAVHAVLTFTNLYIYAKDKAGPLKPGVETVEGTVKSVVGPVYDKFREVPIEVLKFVDRKVDESVTNMDNHVPPLVKQVSSRALLAAQNAPVAARAVASEVQRAGVKETASELAKSVYSKYEPTAKELYSKYEPKAEQAAVSAWRKLNQLPLFPQVAQVVVPTAAFCSEKYNQTILSTAEKGYKVSLYLPLVPTEKIAKVFSNEVPESAPLVSS